Proteins co-encoded in one Haloarcula sp. DT43 genomic window:
- a CDS encoding sensor histidine kinase yields MEDRCRVLSAALETLDDVFYVYDADGQLTHWNARLNDLFDLTDEELSGMAPTEFFVEDDRAAVEAAIGEVFDVGQTTVEARAETTEGVVRFELTGRLLTAEDGTVQGFSGVGRDITARREREWHLRRQNERLSEFADLLAHDLRTPLTVTSGHLELAARAEPSEHIDAARAGLERLEAIIDDMRTATREGTLATDETTLDVADVAAAAWSHVETERAVLERPPPILVAGDRERLLRLFENVFANAATHGPEDDGRRLTVRVVPTAEGFAVEDDGRGIDPDDREWVFEPGASLAADGTGFGLYIVRTIAEAHGWAVHVTEGDEGGARFEFDVDADTTC; encoded by the coding sequence ATGGAAGACCGGTGTCGTGTCCTGTCGGCCGCACTCGAGACGCTCGACGATGTCTTCTACGTCTACGACGCGGACGGCCAGCTCACCCACTGGAACGCTCGGTTGAACGACCTGTTCGACCTGACCGACGAGGAACTGTCGGGGATGGCCCCGACGGAGTTCTTCGTCGAGGACGACCGCGCGGCCGTCGAGGCGGCCATCGGCGAGGTGTTCGACGTCGGCCAGACGACCGTCGAAGCGCGGGCCGAGACGACGGAGGGCGTGGTGCGGTTCGAACTCACCGGCCGGCTGCTCACGGCCGAGGACGGGACGGTACAGGGGTTCAGCGGCGTCGGCCGCGACATCACGGCCCGGCGCGAGCGCGAATGGCACCTCCGGCGACAGAACGAGCGGCTCTCGGAGTTCGCCGACCTCCTGGCACACGACCTCCGGACGCCACTGACCGTCACGAGCGGCCACCTCGAACTGGCCGCCCGGGCAGAGCCTTCGGAACACATCGACGCCGCCAGAGCGGGGCTCGAACGGTTAGAGGCGATAATCGACGACATGCGAACCGCGACCAGGGAGGGGACGCTGGCGACCGACGAGACGACCCTCGACGTCGCGGACGTGGCGGCGGCGGCCTGGAGCCACGTCGAGACTGAGAGGGCGGTTCTGGAACGGCCGCCGCCGATACTGGTCGCGGGCGACCGGGAGCGGCTGCTCCGCCTGTTCGAGAACGTCTTCGCCAACGCCGCGACACACGGCCCGGAAGACGACGGGCGGCGGCTGACGGTCCGCGTCGTGCCGACGGCGGAGGGGTTCGCAGTCGAGGACGACGGCCGGGGTATCGACCCCGACGACCGCGAGTGGGTGTTCGAGCCGGGCGCGTCGCTGGCGGCCGACGGGACCGGCTTCGGGCTCTACATCGTCAGGACAATCGCCGAGGCCCACGGCTGGGCGGTACACGTTACGGAAGGCGACGAGGGCGGGGCGCGGTTCGAGTTCGACGTCGACGCGGACACGACCTGTTAG
- a CDS encoding DUF7470 family protein, which produces MLDKLGAVGIAGIVVLLAGIGLVAWKAPVVAAGIALVVGGLGLVVYGLVTTLLGAFGLGGGMGGGMGGGGMP; this is translated from the coding sequence ATGCTCGACAAACTCGGTGCGGTCGGCATCGCCGGCATCGTCGTCCTGCTCGCCGGCATCGGTCTCGTCGCCTGGAAAGCCCCCGTCGTCGCCGCCGGCATCGCCCTCGTCGTCGGCGGCCTCGGGCTGGTCGTCTACGGGCTCGTCACCACGCTGCTCGGCGCGTTCGGGCTCGGCGGCGGGATGGGTGGCGGCATGGGCGGCGGCGGCATGCCCTGA
- a CDS encoding SCP2 sterol-binding domain-containing protein: protein MTVTLPTEADDWAAAWRDRINERSAFADSADGFTATFCFEIRADDAYAGEPIQVAVAIEDGVCTAANTAADPEYDFAFRGRYSDWVTMLQGDLDISAAAMDGTFDVEGDTMRLLRRQETIAEMVAAAQSVDTEFEH, encoded by the coding sequence ATGACGGTGACGCTCCCGACCGAGGCCGACGACTGGGCCGCCGCGTGGCGCGACCGAATCAACGAGCGCTCCGCGTTCGCCGACAGCGCCGACGGCTTCACCGCCACGTTCTGTTTCGAGATTCGGGCCGACGACGCCTACGCCGGCGAACCGATACAGGTCGCCGTCGCCATCGAGGACGGCGTCTGTACCGCCGCGAACACGGCCGCCGACCCCGAGTACGACTTCGCGTTCCGCGGCCGCTACAGCGACTGGGTCACCATGCTGCAGGGCGACCTGGACATCTCGGCCGCGGCGATGGACGGGACGTTCGACGTCGAAGGCGACACGATGCGGCTGCTGCGCCGCCAGGAGACCATCGCCGAGATGGTCGCGGCGGCACAGAGCGTCGACACCGAGTTCGAGCACTGA